The proteins below are encoded in one region of Limnochorda pilosa:
- a CDS encoding glycosyltransferase family 4 protein: MLVLQVVGQAAGGVLRHLRQLVDGLEDHRFIVAGPAAVVQSFERLPNVLGVWPLPTGGGLNPVGDWRARQRLRLALDASGAPGIDLVHVHGWRAGAAAVDEVCRHAPVVWTVHTQPPEGAVARWRIGRVLGRLGPAPVQMIAVSRSLAAEVERAWPKGGARVWAVRNGLSPQDLEALAKLTRSGRERVRQHWARRGLGAPAAARAPERSWNPRADLPAPAVELPFPVPVLGFMGRIWGPKGIFDAVETLAALVRAGWPAVLEVAGEGPDEAAARRLARQQGVGERVAFLGWRQPSEFLSRIDLLLHPSRSEGGVPYTVMEAMAAGVPVVASRLPPLDEVVAEWDERSGRSAALGAPGGEFRATETGLLSLARPGDPADLARATAACLNDPEATARRAQAARRYVRLHLGSEATLDLTDRIYRVALAGPGAESEAPTGFLKPDPGLAGSGARGYNLRQTQNVREDGDQYPS; this comes from the coding sequence GTGCTCGTTCTGCAGGTGGTGGGCCAGGCAGCTGGCGGCGTGCTCCGACACCTACGCCAGCTGGTGGACGGGCTGGAGGACCACCGCTTCATCGTGGCCGGGCCAGCGGCCGTGGTGCAGAGCTTCGAGAGGCTGCCGAACGTGTTGGGGGTCTGGCCTCTCCCGACGGGCGGGGGCCTCAACCCCGTGGGGGATTGGAGGGCCCGGCAAAGGTTGCGTCTGGCGCTCGACGCCTCAGGCGCCCCAGGCATCGATCTGGTCCACGTCCATGGATGGCGGGCCGGCGCGGCGGCGGTGGACGAGGTTTGCAGGCACGCCCCGGTGGTCTGGACGGTGCACACCCAACCCCCGGAGGGCGCTGTCGCCCGGTGGCGGATAGGCCGGGTGCTGGGCCGGCTGGGCCCGGCACCCGTGCAGATGATCGCCGTCTCGCGTAGCCTGGCGGCTGAGGTGGAGCGGGCCTGGCCCAAGGGCGGCGCCCGGGTGTGGGCGGTGCGGAACGGCCTCTCTCCCCAGGACCTGGAGGCCCTGGCGAAGCTGACCCGCTCGGGTCGCGAGCGGGTTCGGCAACACTGGGCACGGAGGGGCCTGGGCGCCCCTGCCGCTGCCCGGGCGCCGGAGCGATCCTGGAACCCCCGAGCGGACCTTCCGGCTCCGGCCGTCGAGCTCCCCTTCCCTGTGCCCGTGCTCGGGTTCATGGGCCGTATCTGGGGTCCCAAGGGTATCTTCGACGCGGTAGAGACGCTGGCTGCCCTGGTCCGCGCAGGGTGGCCTGCAGTGCTGGAGGTGGCCGGCGAGGGCCCCGATGAGGCGGCCGCCCGTCGCCTGGCGCGCCAGCAGGGTGTCGGAGAGCGAGTGGCCTTCCTGGGGTGGCGACAGCCCTCGGAGTTCCTCTCCAGGATCGACCTGCTCCTGCACCCGTCCCGATCGGAGGGCGGGGTCCCCTACACGGTGATGGAGGCCATGGCCGCTGGGGTTCCTGTGGTCGCCTCCAGGCTGCCTCCCCTTGACGAGGTCGTGGCGGAATGGGACGAGCGATCCGGCCGGAGCGCTGCCTTGGGGGCGCCGGGCGGGGAGTTCCGCGCCACGGAGACGGGGCTCCTTTCACTCGCCCGGCCGGGCGACCCCGCCGACCTGGCCCGAGCCACCGCGGCCTGCCTCAACGATCCGGAGGCGACCGCCCGCCGGGCCCAGGCGGCGAGACGGTACGTCCGTCTCCACCTGGGGAGCGAAGCCACCCTGGATCTTACGGACCGCATCTACCGTGTGGCGCTGGCTGGCCCTGGCGCGGAAAGCGAAGCACCTACCGGCTTTCTCAAGCCGGACCCGGGGCTTGCTGGTTCGGGGGCACGGGGGTATAATCTCAGGCAAACGCAGAACGTGCGCGAGGATGGGGACCAGTACCCTTCCTGA